A genomic stretch from Hemicordylus capensis ecotype Gifberg chromosome 1, rHemCap1.1.pri, whole genome shotgun sequence includes:
- the LOC128326564 gene encoding olfactory receptor 1038-like, translated as MAETNHSVTTVKEFILFGITDRSELQVPLFVLFLLIYVTTVMGNLGIFVLIRTDIHLHTPMYFFLSHLAFIDLSYSSVIAPKMLANLLALKKTISYNACAAQLVGFLTCMITECFLLAVMAYDRYMAICKPLLYQTIMSQRACILLVAGPYVYSIFAALFHMIITFRLSFCSAVINHFYCDELALLELSCSNTSINRILIYAFAGFDSCSLLVVLISYIFIVSTILRIRSVQGRSKAFSTCASHLTAVTIFYATLMFMYLQPSTTHSLGTDKIASVFYTLVIPMLNPLIYSLRNKEVKDALKRTTKRMMAICQFASDGHLPMNM; from the coding sequence ATGGCAGAGACCAATCACAGTGTGACCACAGTGAAGGAGTTCATTCTGTTTGGAATCACTGACCGCTCAGAGCTGCAGGTTCCCCTCTTTGTATTGTTCCTCCTGATCTATGTGACAACTGTGATGGGAAATCTGGGAATATTTGTTTTAATCAGAACGGATATCCACCTCCATacccccatgtacttcttcctcaGCCACCTGGCTTTTATTGATCTTTCCTATTCCTCTGTCATTGCTCCAAAGATGCTGGCAAACCTTTTAGCACTGAAGAAAACAATTTCATACAATGCATGTGCAGCACAGCTGGTTGGCTTCCTAACTTGCATGATCACAGAGTGTTTCCTCTTGGCTGTGATGGCATATGACCGCTACATGGCTATCTGTAAACCACTGCTTTATCAGACCATCATGTCTCAGAGAGCCTGCATACTGTTGGTTGCCGGTCCTTATGTGTATAGCATTTTTGCTGCTCTGTTCCACATGATAATTACATTCCGTTTGTCCTTCTGCTCTGCTGTGATTAACCATTTTTACTGTGATGAACTTGCTCTGTTAGAGCTTTCCTGTTCCAACACCAGTATCAACCGGATATTGATTTATGCTTTTGCTGGTTTTGATTCATGCTCCCTCCTCGTTGTCCTCATCTCTTATATTTTCATCGTCTCCACCATTCTGAGAATCCGCTCTGTTCAAGGTCGAAGCAAAGccttctccacttgtgcttcCCACCTGACAGCCGTCACCATATTTTACGCAACTCTGATGTTCATGTATTTGCAGCCCAGTACTACCCACTCTTTAGGGACAGATAAAATAGCCTCTGTGTTCTACACCCTGGTGATTCCCATGCTAAATCCCCTGATCTACAGCCTGAGAAACAAAGAGGTGAAGGATGCTTTGAAGAGAACAACAAAAAGAATGATGGCCATTTGCCAATTTGCCAGTGATGGCCATTTGCCAATGAACATGTAA